The Caminicella sporogenes DSM 14501 region ATTAATTAATATTTATTTATAAATTATTTCTTTCTTCTATATAATCTATGACCAGCAGCTCTTAAAACATGGTCAGTACTATGATAAACTGCGACTCCTACCCTAGGAGCAACTTTCATAACTGTGTTAGTTCAATCCTCACAAGTTCCAGTTATTATAACCTGTGCTCCATGTTTTTTCAAATATAAAACTTTTTCTGCTTGACCTGGACATACACCGGGCTTATCACATCTATACCTGCCATTAACTTCTACCATTCTCTTACATTTTGTAGAAGCTACTATTTCTGCTCCCATTCCTTTAGCTATTTCTTCAAGCCTAGCTTCTTGAGCCCCACATTCACATGCAATTACTCCTACTTTTCGAGTTTCCTTTGGAAATGGTAAACTTACCAATACTCCTCCAGTCGTCTTTGTTACAGGAGAATCTTCTTCTCCATGTTTTCCTGTAAATGGACCTCCAAGAACTATTTCACCATATGGCTCAACATATCCGCCACATTTATCAATAAAATATTTTACAGGCATTCCTAAAGGTACATCTAAAAATACTTTTCCTTCTGGTCTATCTTTTACTCTCCCTCCAACAGTCAAATCCTTTGTAATAACAGGTCTTCTCTCTTCTATTGCTAAAACTATATTTTTTATAGTTTCCACATTTAGAACTACAGCATTTGCTTCAATTGGAAGCTGACCTGGCTGTAATTCTACACCTAGCAATTCTCTTATTATTACTCTTTCATCTCCTGCTGGATACATATCTGGTAAAAACTTAACTTCTATGTTCTCTTCTTCCTTACAAACTTTTCCCATAGATATAATGGCTTTTTTATGTTTAGGCTTTATAGCTATATATCCCTTAGAAGCATTTGTTATTTCCATAACATATTTAATGCCTCTTAATATTGTTTCAGGATTTTCCTCAACAAACCTTATATTATGATTTAGAATTGGTTCACATTCAGCAGAGTTTACTATTATATATCCACCTTTTAAATCTGCTTTCAATTTTATATGAGTTGGGAAACCTGCTCCTCCAGCACCAACTATTCCTGCTTCTTTTATTGCTTCAAGATAATTGTCAGTCTCCTTAATCTTCACATATTCCTCTGGTTGATTTTCAAAGGCTTCTATAACTATGCTGTCATCTTTTATTTCTACCACTTTTCCATATACACTAGAATGTATATTGGCTCCTAAACCATCTGGCAGTGCAACTAACTGTCCTTTTTTAACTTCTTCACCTACTTTAACTATAGGCTTACATAAATTTCCTACATGCTGTTTTAAAGGAAGTACTATTCTCAAATCTTCACCTCCTTACTTTATCAATTACTCACTTATTAATAAAGCAAATGTCGTGCCAACTTCATATGTTAATTTATAAAAATTCTTTATATCTGCATTTAACAGTATTTAATTTAATAATAGAAATCTACAAATTTTTAATTTAACAAATAAATTGTCGTATTAACGTCAGTTTTTTGTACACCATTATACATATAAAAATTAATATCTCTTATAAATGTCTATTTTAAGCAATCTTTACAAGCAAAAAAAAATGTCAATACTTTGACGTTTGTCAATTAATTGACATTTATTTATCTGCACTTATTCCATAAACATCCATTTTATAATACAATGTACTCCTTGGAATATTAAGTAGCTTTGCAGCTTTTGCTTTTTTTCCTTTTGCCAATTTCAAAGCTCTTTTAATAGTATACACTTCTACCTGTTTTATTGCCTCATTTAAATCTAAAGGATATTTTTCTTCTTTTTTTAATTTTTTTACTTTGTCAATTATGTAATTTGGAATTAATTCCTTAGTAATTACTCCATCCTTACATAAAACTATCAAATTTTCAATAGTATTCTTTAATTCTCTAATATTCCCCGG contains the following coding sequences:
- the prdC gene encoding proline reductase-associated electron transfer protein PrdC — encoded protein: MRIVLPLKQHVGNLCKPIVKVGEEVKKGQLVALPDGLGANIHSSVYGKVVEIKDDSIVIEAFENQPEEYVKIKETDNYLEAIKEAGIVGAGGAGFPTHIKLKADLKGGYIIVNSAECEPILNHNIRFVEENPETILRGIKYVMEITNASKGYIAIKPKHKKAIISMGKVCKEEENIEVKFLPDMYPAGDERVIIRELLGVELQPGQLPIEANAVVLNVETIKNIVLAIEERRPVITKDLTVGGRVKDRPEGKVFLDVPLGMPVKYFIDKCGGYVEPYGEIVLGGPFTGKHGEEDSPVTKTTGGVLVSLPFPKETRKVGVIACECGAQEARLEEIAKGMGAEIVASTKCKRMVEVNGRYRCDKPGVCPGQAEKVLYLKKHGAQVIITGTCEDUTNTVMKVAPRVGVAVYHSTDHVLRAAGHRLYRRKK